In Pseudopipra pipra isolate bDixPip1 chromosome 5, bDixPip1.hap1, whole genome shotgun sequence, the following proteins share a genomic window:
- the PSMC2 gene encoding 26S proteasome regulatory subunit 7, protein MPDYLGADQRKTKEEEKEDKPIRALDEGDIALLKTYGQSTYSRQIKQVEDDIQQLLKKINELTGIKESDTGLAPPALWDLAADKQTLQSEQPLQVARCTKIINADSEDPKYIINVKQFAKFVVDLSDQVAPTDIEEGMRVGVDRNKYQIHIPLPPKIDPTVTMMQVEEKPDVTYSDVGGCKEQIEKLREVVETPLLHPERFVNLGIEPPKGVLLFGPPGTGKTLCARAVANRTDACFIRVIGSELVQKYVGEGARMVRELFEMARTKKACLIFFDEIDAIGGARFDDGAGGDNEVQRTMLELINQLDGFDPRGNIKVLMATNRPDTLDPALMRPGRLDRKIEFSLPDLEGRTHIFKIHARSMSVERDIRFELLARLCPNSTGAEIRSVCTEAGMFAIRARRKIATEKDFLEAVNKVIKSYAKFSATPRYMTYN, encoded by the exons ATGCCGGACTACCTGGGAGCCGACCAGAGGAAAAccaaggaagaggagaaggaggacaaGCCCATCCGGG CTCTGGATGAAGGGGACATTGCCTTGCTGAAAACATAT GGCCAGAGCACGTACTCAAGGCAGATCAAGCAAGTAGAAGATGATATTCAACAACTACTTAAGAAGATCAATGAGCTCACTG gaatcaaGGAATCCGACACTGGCCTGGCTCCTCCTGCTCTTTGGGATCTGGCTGCAGATAAACAAACTCTCCAAAGTGAGCAACCATTACAAGTTGCAAG GTGCACGAAGATAATCAATGCAGACTCCGAGGATCCCAAGTACATTATCAATGTCAAGCAGTTTGCCAAGTTCGTGGTGGATCTCAGTGACCAGGTGGCACCTACTGACATAGAAGAAGGCATGAGAGTTGG GGTGGACAGAAACAAGTATCAAATCCATATCCCCTTGCCTCCAAAGATTGATCCCACAGTCACCATGATGCAA GTAGAAGAAAAGCCTGATGTCACTTACAGTGATGTTGGTGGTTGTAAAGAGCAGATTGAAAAGCTGAGAGAGGTGGTCGAAACCCCTCTGCTTCAT CCTGAAAGATTTGTGAATCTTGGGATTGAGCCTCCCAAAGGAGTGCTGTTGTTTGGGCCACCTGGCACAGGCAAAACCCTCTGTGCCCGTGCTGTTGCCAACAGGACTGATGCCTGCTTCATCAGGGTGATTGGGTCTGAGCTGGTGCAGAAGTATGTGGGAGAG GGAGCTCGTATGGTTCGTGAACTCTTTGAAATGGCCAGAACTAAAAAAGCTTGTCTTATATTCTTTGATGAGATTGATGCCATTGGAG GTGCTCGTTTCGATGACGGGGCCGGGGGTGACAATGAGGTGCAGCGCACGATGCTGGAGCTGATCAACCAGCTGGATGGGTTTGACCCACGGGGCAACATCAAGGTGCTGATGGCCACAAACAGACCCGACACTCTGGACCCGGCGCTGATGAGGCCCGGCAGGCTGGACAGGAAGATTGAGTTCAGCTTGCCTGACCTGGAG GGGCGAACTCACATCTTCAAGATCCACGCTCGTTCCATGAGTGTTGAGAGGGACATCAGGTTTGAGCTGTTGGCTCGGCTGTGTCCCAACAGCACAG GGGCCGAGATCCGCAGTGTCTGCACGGAGGCAGGAATGTTTGCCATCCGAGCACGCCGGAAGATTGCAACGGAGAAAGATTTCTTGGAAGCAGTGAACAAAGTCATTAAATCCTACGCAAAATTCAGTGCTACCCCCCGCTACATGACCTACAACTAA